A region of Myxococcus stipitatus DSM 14675 DNA encodes the following proteins:
- a CDS encoding DUF3293 domain-containing protein, translating to MRQLDQEQLLGAYRATRYVIRPHASTDGVEQVLRVGRLHPSLDAALAARGHREWAFLTAWNPGSRPRSKEENQRAQERLVSQLIAGGWGVAPAIGEAEDGSWSEQSLFVPGLPRADAERFGRAHGQVAVLVGRVGGPAELLFCSHAPAP from the coding sequence ATGAGACAGCTCGACCAGGAGCAGTTGCTGGGGGCCTACCGGGCGACGCGGTATGTCATCCGACCTCACGCCTCCACGGACGGCGTGGAGCAGGTCTTGAGGGTGGGCAGACTCCACCCCTCGCTCGACGCGGCGCTGGCGGCGCGGGGCCATCGGGAGTGGGCCTTCCTGACGGCGTGGAATCCTGGCTCGCGCCCTCGGAGCAAGGAGGAGAACCAGCGCGCGCAGGAGCGGCTGGTCTCCCAGCTCATCGCGGGAGGCTGGGGCGTGGCGCCCGCCATCGGCGAGGCCGAGGACGGAAGCTGGTCCGAGCAGAGCCTCTTCGTCCCCGGCCTGCCTCGCGCGGACGCGGAGCGCTTCGGTCGCGCGCACGGGCAGGTCGCCGTCCTCGTCGGCCGCGTGGGAGGTCCCGCCGAGCTGCTGTTCTGTTCTCACGCCCCCGCCCCGTGA
- the clpP gene encoding ATP-dependent Clp endopeptidase proteolytic subunit ClpP, whose amino-acid sequence MNVPFVIETTHRGERAYDLYSRLLKDRIIMLGTPVNDDVANIIVAQLLFLESEDPDKGINLYINSPGGSVTAGLAIYDTMQYVKCPVSTICVGQAASMGALLLLAGAKGKRYALPNSRIMIHQPLGGAQGQATDIDIQAKEILRLRSYLNGLIVKHTGHSIERIEKDTERDYFMSAEDARQYGIIDEVVEKQQRLSAPAPSAK is encoded by the coding sequence ATGAACGTCCCCTTCGTCATCGAGACCACGCACCGCGGCGAGCGGGCGTATGACCTCTACAGCCGGCTCCTCAAGGACCGCATCATCATGCTGGGCACGCCCGTCAACGACGACGTGGCCAACATCATCGTCGCCCAGCTGCTCTTCCTCGAGTCCGAGGACCCCGACAAGGGCATCAACCTCTACATCAACTCGCCCGGTGGCTCCGTCACCGCGGGTCTGGCCATCTACGACACCATGCAGTACGTGAAGTGTCCGGTGTCCACCATCTGCGTGGGCCAGGCCGCGTCCATGGGCGCGCTGCTGCTGCTGGCCGGCGCGAAGGGCAAGCGCTACGCCCTGCCCAACAGCCGCATCATGATTCACCAGCCGCTGGGCGGCGCGCAGGGCCAGGCCACGGACATCGACATCCAGGCCAAGGAGATCCTCCGCCTGCGCAGCTACCTGAATGGCCTCATCGTGAAGCACACGGGCCACTCCATCGAGCGCATCGAGAAGGACACCGAGCGCGACTACTTCATGAGCGCCGAGGATGCCCGCCAGTACGGCATCATCGACGAGGTCGTGGAGAAGCAGCAGCGCCTGTCGGCCCCCGCGCCGAGCGCGAAGTAG
- a CDS encoding PspC domain-containing protein has protein sequence MKRCTGCAEEMKAEASKCPHCGTRATRLHRGVDGRMLTGVCAMLAREFGIDAAWVRVLLVVGTMFTGGTLPFVYVMLWAFTPPTAMGRPPLQRTMEWLSRLGQSADVRHLERRV, from the coding sequence ATGAAGCGATGCACGGGTTGCGCGGAGGAGATGAAGGCGGAAGCCTCGAAGTGCCCTCACTGCGGGACGCGCGCGACGCGACTGCACCGGGGCGTGGACGGGCGGATGCTCACGGGCGTCTGCGCGATGCTGGCGCGGGAGTTCGGCATCGACGCGGCGTGGGTGCGGGTGCTGCTGGTGGTGGGCACGATGTTCACCGGCGGCACGCTCCCCTTCGTGTACGTGATGCTCTGGGCCTTCACGCCTCCGACGGCGATGGGGCGCCCCCCGCTCCAGCGCACGATGGAGTGGCTGTCCCGGCTGGGGCAGTCCGCGGACGTGCGCCACCTGGAGCGGCGCGTCTGA
- a CDS encoding acyl-CoA dehydrogenase, producing MVEETRPTAKELLSLPRLAPLVPMLYVAWTDGELTPAEIRMLGTAARAQPWLDLRSTTVLARWLDPLMPPAPHELALVREHIRSAAQRLSLSPQESLAELGAKLAEVASEAQVLHPSLPELVSALATVEAALGVSGREAVRALVPSAAHEPRRIGPSEPTSFAPEALRAVLDRTYPEVRSKVREWLEAPAFRYPTSPQDTGKQREQVFDWMKQLADQGLGRIAFPEGNETGADLGAFIAAFETLAFFDLSLVVKVGVHFGLFGASVLFLGTERHHREYLPKVASLELPGCFAMSELGHGSNVRDVKTVARYDAEAGNFVVHTPSDSARKEWIGNAAKHGRIATVFAQLEVGGKALGVHALLVPLRDEQGRTLPGVRVEDCGRKMGLNGVDNGRLWFDHVRVPRENLLDRFGQVSAQGEYTSSIPSDGRRFFTMLGTLVAGRVSVACASLSAAKSGLTIAVRYADTRRQFGPPGATEVRLLDHQTHQLRLLRPLAKTYALDFALEYLVERYVKRTEEDAMEVEALAAGLKAYASWSATAVLQEAREACGGQGYLEANRLPALKADTDIFSTFEGDNTVLMQLVAKSLLTDYRQRFEDDRVYAVLKLIADKAAAMADRNPFAARRTDSEHLRDGDFQLRLLRYREEDLLASVAKRLRKRMAAGVEAFTAFNQVQAHLVALSEAHVERVVLEQFLLGVEKVQDPGLKTVLGRLCDLYGLSCLESGSGWFQEHGLVEASKALAIRKEVVKLCTELRPDAVALVDAFGIPDTCLAAPIGLGHLSP from the coding sequence ATGGTGGAAGAGACCCGTCCAACCGCGAAGGAGCTGCTGTCGCTGCCGCGGCTCGCACCCCTGGTGCCCATGCTGTACGTGGCCTGGACGGACGGGGAGCTGACGCCCGCGGAGATTCGGATGCTGGGCACGGCGGCGCGCGCACAGCCCTGGCTGGACCTGCGCTCCACCACCGTGCTCGCGCGCTGGCTGGACCCCTTGATGCCGCCCGCGCCGCATGAGCTGGCGCTCGTGCGCGAGCACATCCGCTCCGCCGCGCAGCGCCTGTCGCTCAGCCCCCAGGAGAGCCTCGCGGAGCTGGGCGCGAAGCTGGCAGAGGTCGCGTCCGAGGCGCAGGTGCTGCATCCGTCCCTCCCCGAGCTGGTGAGCGCGCTCGCGACGGTGGAGGCCGCGCTGGGCGTCTCCGGCCGCGAGGCGGTGCGCGCCCTCGTCCCCTCCGCCGCGCACGAGCCCCGCCGCATCGGCCCGAGTGAGCCCACCTCCTTCGCCCCCGAGGCCCTGCGCGCGGTGCTGGACCGCACGTACCCGGAGGTCCGCTCGAAGGTGCGCGAGTGGCTGGAGGCCCCGGCGTTCCGCTATCCCACCTCCCCGCAGGACACGGGCAAGCAGCGCGAGCAGGTGTTCGACTGGATGAAGCAGCTCGCGGACCAGGGCCTGGGCCGCATCGCCTTCCCCGAAGGCAACGAGACCGGCGCGGACCTGGGTGCCTTCATCGCCGCGTTCGAGACGCTGGCCTTCTTCGACCTGAGCCTCGTGGTGAAGGTGGGCGTCCACTTCGGCCTGTTCGGCGCGAGCGTCCTCTTCCTCGGCACCGAGCGGCACCACCGCGAGTACCTGCCGAAGGTCGCCTCGCTGGAGCTGCCCGGGTGCTTCGCGATGAGCGAGCTGGGCCACGGCTCCAACGTGCGCGACGTGAAGACGGTGGCGCGCTACGACGCGGAGGCAGGGAACTTCGTCGTCCACACGCCGTCGGACAGCGCGCGCAAGGAGTGGATTGGCAACGCGGCGAAGCACGGCCGCATCGCGACGGTGTTCGCGCAGCTGGAGGTCGGCGGCAAGGCGCTGGGGGTCCACGCGCTCCTCGTGCCGCTGCGCGACGAGCAGGGCCGCACGCTGCCCGGCGTGCGCGTCGAGGACTGCGGCCGGAAGATGGGCCTCAACGGCGTGGACAACGGCCGGCTGTGGTTCGACCACGTGAGGGTGCCTCGGGAGAACCTGCTGGACCGCTTCGGCCAGGTGAGCGCGCAGGGCGAGTACACCAGCTCCATCCCCAGCGACGGGCGGCGCTTCTTCACCATGCTGGGCACGCTGGTGGCGGGCCGGGTGAGCGTGGCGTGCGCGTCCTTGAGCGCGGCCAAGAGCGGGCTGACCATCGCGGTGCGCTACGCGGACACGCGCCGGCAGTTCGGCCCTCCCGGCGCGACGGAGGTGCGGCTCCTGGACCACCAGACGCATCAGCTCCGGCTGCTCCGGCCACTGGCGAAGACCTACGCGCTCGACTTCGCGCTCGAGTACCTGGTGGAGCGCTACGTGAAGCGCACGGAGGAGGACGCCATGGAGGTGGAGGCCCTGGCCGCGGGCCTCAAGGCATACGCCTCCTGGAGCGCGACGGCGGTGCTCCAGGAAGCGCGAGAGGCGTGCGGAGGCCAGGGCTACCTGGAGGCGAACCGGCTGCCGGCGCTCAAGGCGGACACGGACATCTTCTCCACCTTCGAAGGCGACAACACGGTGCTGATGCAGCTGGTCGCCAAGAGCCTGCTGACGGACTACCGGCAGCGCTTCGAGGATGACCGCGTCTACGCGGTGCTGAAGCTCATCGCGGACAAGGCCGCGGCCATGGCGGACCGCAACCCGTTCGCCGCCCGCCGCACCGACAGCGAGCACCTGCGCGATGGGGACTTCCAGCTCCGGCTGCTGCGCTACCGCGAGGAGGACCTGCTGGCCTCGGTGGCGAAGCGGCTGCGCAAGCGGATGGCCGCGGGCGTGGAAGCCTTCACCGCCTTCAATCAGGTCCAGGCGCACCTGGTCGCGCTGTCGGAGGCGCATGTCGAGCGCGTGGTGCTGGAGCAGTTCCTCCTGGGCGTGGAGAAGGTCCAGGACCCGGGCCTGAAGACGGTGCTGGGCCGCCTGTGCGACCTCTATGGCCTGTCCTGCCTGGAGTCCGGGAGCGGCTGGTTCCAGGAACACGGACTCGTGGAGGCGTCCAAGGCGCTGGCCATCCGCAAGGAGGTCGTGAAGCTCTGCACGGAGCTGCGCCCGGACGCGGTGGCGCTGGTCGACGCGTTCGGGATTCCCGACACGTGTCTCGCGGCGCCCATCGGCCTGGGCCACCTGTCGCCTTGA
- a CDS encoding bifunctional metallophosphatase/5'-nucleotidase, whose amino-acid sequence MSQPPRPPYRLSARPSVFLLAGAFITGGVLFAHGGCGSEPGDAGPPDAGATVSVQVLAFNDFHGQLEPPTGGGGQILTGVEDAGPVRVNAGGVTYFARHIAQLRATQPNTVVVAAGDLIGATPILSALFHDEPTIEAMNQIGLDLVAVGNHEFDEGSTELLRMQSGGCHPVDGCQDGDAFPGARFKYLAANVATDVDRTLFPRYDVREFEGVKVAFIGMTLEGTPELVTPTGVKGLVFKDEVETVNALVPELRRQGVETIIVVVHEGGVPAPGSLVNECKGSGADGRISGAIVNIAKDLDDAVDVIVSGHTHQAYNCVIDGKLVTSAASVGRLVTDIDLTLSKTTGDVLEAKANNVIVTRDVAEDSVVKELVAKYQQRATPLANRVVGWVSQTLKTPFTQMDPAGQSTVGFVIADSQWEATRAANLGGAHVAFMNPGGVREEISRDASNPADVGEVTYGELFTTQPFGNTLVTMTLTGAQIEQLLERQWQQSGPNLITRVLQPSAGFSYAFSASAPLGRRIDPASIQLNGVTLDPAAPYRVTVNSFLASGGDGFDVLTEGKDRLGGAVDIDALEVFMKAHSSQATPLPAPALDRITQLP is encoded by the coding sequence ATGTCACAGCCCCCTCGTCCGCCGTACCGCCTGAGCGCGCGCCCCAGCGTCTTCCTCCTCGCCGGAGCCTTCATCACGGGGGGCGTCCTCTTCGCCCACGGGGGCTGCGGGAGCGAGCCCGGTGACGCGGGGCCGCCCGACGCGGGCGCGACGGTGAGCGTGCAGGTCCTCGCGTTCAATGACTTTCACGGCCAGCTGGAGCCGCCCACCGGAGGCGGCGGCCAGATTCTGACGGGCGTGGAGGACGCAGGCCCCGTGCGAGTGAACGCGGGGGGCGTGACGTACTTCGCCCGGCACATCGCGCAGCTGCGCGCGACCCAGCCCAACACCGTCGTGGTGGCGGCGGGAGACTTGATTGGCGCGACGCCCATTCTCTCCGCGCTCTTCCATGACGAGCCCACCATCGAGGCGATGAACCAGATAGGCCTGGACCTGGTCGCGGTGGGCAACCACGAGTTCGACGAGGGCAGCACGGAGCTGTTGCGCATGCAGTCCGGCGGCTGCCACCCGGTGGACGGCTGCCAGGATGGCGATGCCTTCCCCGGCGCGAGGTTCAAGTACCTGGCGGCCAACGTGGCCACCGACGTGGACCGCACGCTGTTCCCTCGCTACGACGTGCGCGAGTTCGAGGGCGTGAAGGTGGCCTTCATCGGCATGACACTGGAGGGCACGCCGGAGCTCGTCACGCCCACGGGCGTGAAGGGGCTCGTGTTCAAGGACGAGGTGGAGACAGTCAACGCGCTGGTACCGGAGCTGCGGCGGCAAGGCGTGGAAACAATCATCGTCGTCGTACACGAGGGCGGCGTCCCGGCCCCGGGCTCGCTGGTGAACGAGTGCAAGGGCTCGGGCGCGGACGGCCGCATCTCCGGGGCCATCGTCAACATCGCGAAGGACCTGGACGACGCGGTGGACGTCATCGTCAGCGGCCACACGCACCAGGCCTACAACTGCGTCATCGACGGGAAGCTCGTCACCAGCGCGGCCTCCGTGGGCCGGCTCGTCACCGACATCGACCTGACGTTGAGCAAGACCACCGGCGACGTGCTGGAGGCGAAGGCGAACAACGTCATCGTCACCCGCGACGTGGCGGAGGACAGCGTGGTGAAGGAGCTGGTGGCGAAGTACCAGCAGCGCGCCACGCCGCTCGCCAACCGCGTCGTCGGCTGGGTGTCACAGACGCTCAAGACGCCCTTCACCCAGATGGACCCCGCGGGCCAGTCCACGGTGGGCTTCGTCATCGCGGACTCGCAATGGGAGGCCACCCGGGCCGCGAATCTGGGCGGCGCCCACGTGGCCTTCATGAACCCGGGCGGCGTGCGTGAAGAGATATCCCGAGACGCCAGCAACCCCGCCGACGTGGGCGAGGTCACCTACGGCGAGCTCTTCACCACGCAGCCGTTCGGCAACACCCTGGTCACGATGACGCTCACGGGCGCGCAAATCGAGCAGCTCCTGGAGCGGCAGTGGCAGCAGTCGGGCCCCAACCTCATCACCCGAGTCCTCCAGCCGTCCGCGGGCTTCTCCTATGCGTTCAGCGCCTCGGCGCCCCTGGGCCGCCGCATCGACCCGGCCTCCATCCAACTCAACGGCGTGACGCTGGACCCCGCCGCGCCGTACCGGGTCACCGTCAACAGCTTCCTCGCCAGCGGCGGGGACGGCTTCGACGTGCTGACCGAGGGCAAGGACCGGCTGGGAGGCGCCGTCGACATCGACGCGCTGGAGGTCTTCATGAAGGCCCACAGCAGCCAGGCCACGCCGCTGCCCGCACCGGCCCTGGACCGCATCACCCAGCTTCCGTAG
- a CDS encoding GNAT family N-acetyltransferase, with product MSTENLQLRPIQPHDDAAVAALIRAVMPEFGADGPGFAIHDAEVSTMSAAYAPPRHAYFVVERAGRVVGGGGIAPLQGGDPGVCELRKMYFLPEARGQGAGERLLRQCLAFAREAGFQRCYLETLSAMKQAQKLYQRLGFERLSAPLGNTGHFGCNHFYALDLTKPAP from the coding sequence ATGAGCACCGAAAACCTGCAGCTCCGCCCCATCCAGCCCCACGACGACGCGGCGGTGGCCGCCCTCATCCGCGCGGTGATGCCGGAGTTCGGCGCCGACGGGCCGGGCTTCGCGATTCACGACGCGGAGGTGTCCACGATGAGCGCCGCCTACGCCCCACCCCGTCACGCGTACTTCGTGGTGGAGCGTGCGGGCCGCGTCGTGGGCGGGGGCGGCATCGCGCCACTCCAAGGCGGTGACCCGGGCGTGTGCGAACTGCGCAAGATGTACTTCCTCCCCGAGGCACGAGGCCAGGGAGCGGGCGAACGCCTGCTGCGCCAGTGCCTCGCCTTCGCGCGCGAGGCGGGCTTCCAGCGCTGCTACCTGGAGACGCTCTCCGCCATGAAGCAGGCCCAGAAGCTCTACCAACGACTGGGCTTCGAGCGGCTCTCCGCGCCCCTGGGCAACACGGGGCACTTCGGCTGCAATCACTTCTACGCGCTCGACTTGACGAAGCCCGCGCCCTGA
- a CDS encoding endonuclease III domain-containing protein — MVARVHPTAPSHDDKRPFDIDDVLARVREAVRDLPDAAMFALAARGHDSLFEQLVACVLSIRTLDEVSLPASLALLQKASTPDALARMSPGDIDALIQPVTFHEAKAHQLHAIAVRTRDELGGALPCDAQVLQSFKGVGPKCAHLALGIACGHDVISVDIHVHRVTNRWGYVKTRTPQATLEALEARLPRRYWVEINRLLVPFGKHVCTGARPRCSTCPVLKQCRQVGVTNPR; from the coding sequence ATGGTGGCCCGAGTCCACCCCACCGCGCCGAGCCACGACGACAAGCGCCCCTTCGACATCGACGATGTGCTCGCACGCGTGCGCGAGGCGGTGCGCGACCTCCCGGACGCGGCGATGTTCGCGCTCGCGGCGCGAGGACACGACAGCCTCTTCGAGCAGCTCGTGGCCTGCGTGCTCTCCATCCGCACCCTCGACGAGGTGAGCCTGCCCGCGTCGCTCGCGCTGCTCCAGAAGGCCTCCACCCCGGACGCGCTCGCCCGCATGAGCCCCGGTGACATCGACGCCCTCATCCAGCCCGTGACGTTCCACGAGGCCAAGGCGCACCAGCTCCACGCCATCGCCGTGAGGACCCGCGACGAGCTCGGCGGCGCGCTGCCCTGCGATGCCCAGGTGCTCCAGTCCTTCAAGGGCGTGGGCCCCAAGTGCGCGCACCTGGCGCTGGGCATCGCGTGTGGGCACGACGTCATCAGCGTGGACATCCACGTGCATCGCGTCACCAACCGCTGGGGCTACGTGAAGACGCGCACGCCCCAGGCCACGCTGGAAGCGCTGGAGGCCCGGCTGCCGCGCCGCTACTGGGTGGAAATCAATCGCCTGCTGGTGCCGTTCGGCAAACACGTCTGCACGGGCGCGCGTCCGCGCTGCTCCACCTGTCCAGTGCTGAAGCAATGCCGACAGGTCGGCGTGACGAACCCGCGTTGA
- the fumC gene encoding class II fumarate hydratase, which yields MSTRNVRIEKDTFGPIEVPADRLWGAQTQRSLENFAISTERMPPALIRALVLVKKAAARVNVENGTLAKDKGDAIVRAADEVLAGQHDAEFPLSVWQTGSGTQTNMNTNEVLANRASELLGGERGEGRKVHANDDVNKGQSSNDVFPTAMNVAAATALVEHVLPELKALRDVLADKSRDFMGVVKVGRTHLQDATPLTLGQEFSGYVAQLDLARSHLERVLPHLHELALGGTAVGTGLNAPKGYAERVAKEIASLTGLAFVTAPNKFEALAANDAQVQAHGALKGLAAVLFKVANDIRWLSSGPRSGLGEITIPENEPGSSIMPGKVNPTQSEALTMLSAQVMGNDVAVTLGGASGNFELNVFKPLIIHNLLQSCRLLADGMRSFRLHCAVGIQPHHARIQENLERSLMLVTALNPHIGYDNAARIAKQAHKEGKTLKEVAVALGLVTAEQFDAWVRPEKMTGL from the coding sequence GTGAGTACTCGCAACGTTCGCATCGAGAAGGACACCTTCGGCCCCATCGAGGTCCCCGCTGACCGGCTGTGGGGTGCCCAGACGCAGCGCAGCCTGGAGAACTTCGCCATCTCCACCGAGCGCATGCCGCCCGCGCTCATCCGCGCGCTGGTGCTGGTGAAGAAGGCCGCCGCCCGCGTCAACGTGGAGAACGGCACCCTGGCGAAGGACAAGGGCGACGCCATCGTTCGGGCCGCGGACGAGGTCCTCGCCGGCCAGCACGATGCCGAGTTTCCGTTGAGCGTCTGGCAGACCGGGAGCGGCACGCAGACCAACATGAACACCAACGAGGTGCTTGCCAACCGGGCGTCGGAGCTTCTGGGCGGCGAGCGCGGCGAGGGCCGCAAGGTCCACGCGAACGACGACGTCAACAAGGGGCAGAGCTCCAACGACGTCTTCCCCACCGCGATGAACGTGGCGGCGGCCACCGCCCTGGTCGAGCACGTGCTCCCGGAGCTGAAGGCGCTGCGCGACGTGCTCGCGGACAAGTCCCGGGACTTCATGGGCGTGGTGAAGGTGGGGCGCACCCACCTGCAGGACGCGACGCCGCTCACGCTGGGCCAGGAGTTCAGCGGCTATGTGGCGCAGCTGGACCTGGCGCGCTCCCACCTGGAGCGGGTGCTTCCCCACCTGCACGAGCTGGCCCTGGGCGGCACCGCCGTGGGCACGGGATTGAATGCGCCCAAGGGCTATGCCGAGCGCGTGGCGAAGGAGATTGCCTCCCTGACGGGGCTGGCGTTCGTCACCGCGCCCAACAAGTTCGAGGCGCTGGCGGCCAACGACGCGCAGGTCCAGGCCCACGGCGCGCTCAAGGGGCTGGCCGCGGTGCTGTTCAAGGTGGCCAACGACATCCGCTGGCTGTCGTCCGGCCCGCGCTCCGGCCTGGGGGAGATCACCATCCCGGAGAACGAGCCGGGCAGCTCCATCATGCCGGGCAAGGTGAACCCCACCCAGAGCGAGGCGCTCACGATGCTCAGCGCCCAGGTCATGGGCAACGACGTGGCCGTGACGCTGGGGGGCGCCTCCGGCAACTTCGAGCTCAACGTCTTCAAGCCGCTCATCATCCACAACCTGCTGCAGAGCTGCCGGCTGCTGGCGGACGGCATGCGCAGCTTCCGGCTGCACTGCGCGGTGGGCATCCAGCCCCACCACGCCCGCATCCAGGAGAACCTGGAGCGCAGCCTGATGCTCGTCACCGCGCTCAATCCGCACATCGGCTACGACAACGCGGCGCGCATCGCGAAGCAGGCGCACAAGGAGGGCAAGACGCTCAAGGAGGTGGCCGTGGCGCTGGGGCTGGTCACCGCCGAGCAGTTCGACGCCTGGGTCCGCCCGGAGAAGATGACCGGCCTGTAG
- the aceB gene encoding malate synthase A: MTSEAPPSKSPALGAGVAVKGPWHPDYGEVLTPDALAFVARLVRAFGERREGLLERRKAVQASWRQGARPHFLPETKALREGDWTVAPLPADLQDRRVEITGPVDRKMIINALNSGANVFMADFEDANSPTWDNVVRGQLNLRDAVRRRISFTAEGGKHYALNDKPAVLFVRPRGWHLPERHVEIDGKPISGSLFDFALFFFHNAKEQLARGTGPYFYLPKMQSHLEARLWNDVFVLAQDTLGIPRGTIKATVLIETLPAAFEMDEILYELREHSAGLNCGRWDYIFSFIKTLQSDTSVVLPDRGQVTMDKAFLNAYSQLLIQTCHRRHVHAMGGMAAFIPIKGDAAANEAVLEKVRADKLREVKNGHDGTWVAHPGLVSLARDIFDANMKGANQLSNKREDVRITESDLLKVPSGTRTEEGLRHNLRVGIQYTAAWLGGLGCVPLYNLMEDAATAEISRAQVWQWLHHGASLEDGRKVTPELFGTLLREEMARLEKEGVHEKYGAAHVQRARELFEQLSTSPSFEDFLTLPAYEALDSTH; the protein is encoded by the coding sequence ATGACCTCGGAAGCCCCCCCTTCGAAGAGCCCGGCCCTCGGCGCCGGCGTGGCGGTGAAGGGGCCGTGGCACCCCGACTACGGGGAGGTCCTCACCCCAGACGCCCTGGCCTTCGTGGCCCGGCTGGTCCGCGCCTTCGGGGAGCGTCGGGAAGGGCTGCTCGAGCGTCGCAAGGCCGTGCAGGCCTCCTGGCGCCAGGGCGCGCGCCCCCACTTCCTGCCGGAGACGAAGGCCCTCCGAGAGGGCGACTGGACCGTGGCGCCGCTGCCCGCGGACCTCCAGGACCGTCGGGTGGAGATCACCGGCCCGGTGGACCGGAAGATGATCATCAACGCCCTCAACTCCGGGGCGAACGTCTTCATGGCGGACTTCGAGGACGCCAACAGCCCCACCTGGGACAACGTCGTCCGGGGCCAGCTCAACCTGCGCGACGCCGTCCGCCGCCGCATCTCCTTCACCGCCGAGGGCGGCAAGCACTACGCCCTCAACGACAAGCCCGCGGTCCTCTTCGTGCGCCCCCGAGGCTGGCACCTGCCCGAGCGCCACGTCGAAATCGACGGCAAGCCCATCTCCGGCTCGCTCTTCGACTTCGCCCTGTTCTTCTTCCACAACGCGAAGGAGCAGCTCGCGCGCGGCACGGGCCCCTACTTCTACCTGCCCAAGATGCAGAGCCACCTGGAGGCCCGCCTCTGGAACGACGTGTTCGTGCTCGCCCAGGACACGCTCGGCATCCCCCGGGGCACCATCAAGGCCACGGTCCTCATCGAGACGCTCCCCGCCGCCTTCGAGATGGACGAAATCCTCTACGAGCTGCGCGAGCACTCCGCGGGCCTCAACTGCGGCCGCTGGGACTACATCTTCAGCTTCATCAAGACGCTCCAGTCGGACACCAGCGTGGTGCTCCCGGACCGGGGCCAGGTGACGATGGACAAGGCGTTCCTCAACGCCTACTCGCAGCTGCTCATCCAGACCTGCCACCGCCGCCACGTGCACGCGATGGGCGGCATGGCCGCGTTCATCCCCATCAAGGGCGACGCCGCCGCCAACGAGGCCGTCCTGGAGAAGGTCCGCGCCGACAAGCTGCGCGAGGTGAAGAACGGCCATGATGGCACCTGGGTCGCCCACCCCGGCCTCGTGTCCCTGGCCCGCGACATCTTCGACGCGAACATGAAGGGCGCCAACCAGCTCTCCAACAAGCGCGAGGACGTGCGCATCACCGAGTCAGACCTGCTCAAGGTCCCCTCCGGCACTCGCACCGAGGAGGGCCTGCGCCACAACCTGCGCGTGGGCATCCAGTACACCGCCGCGTGGCTGGGGGGGCTGGGCTGCGTGCCGCTCTACAACCTGATGGAGGACGCGGCCACCGCGGAGATCTCCCGCGCCCAGGTGTGGCAGTGGCTGCACCACGGCGCCTCGCTCGAGGACGGCCGCAAGGTGACGCCCGAGCTGTTCGGCACGCTCCTGCGCGAGGAGATGGCCCGCCTGGAGAAGGAGGGCGTCCACGAGAAGTATGGCGCCGCCCACGTCCAGCGCGCTCGCGAGCTCTTCGAGCAGCTGTCCACCTCCCCCTCCTTCGAGGACTTCCTCACCCTGCCCGCCTACGAGGCGCTCGACTCCACTCACTGA